The Leuconostoc lactis genome includes a window with the following:
- a CDS encoding heavy-metal-associated domain-containing protein, which yields MTKATLKLETLTCPSCLQKIERGLKQTAGVKKDSVKVLFNASKVKVDFDENQVNLNTIEKAIEDLGYPVISSKVKEGA from the coding sequence ATGACTAAAGCAACATTAAAATTAGAAACATTAACTTGTCCATCATGTTTACAAAAAATCGAACGTGGTTTAAAACAGACTGCTGGTGTAAAAAAAGATTCTGTAAAAGTACTTTTCAATGCGAGTAAGGTAAAAGTGGATTTTGATGAAAATCAGGTCAATTTGAATACAATTGAAAAAGCAATTGAAGACTTAGGATACCCAGTAATTAGTTCAAAAGTAAAGGAAGGTGCATAA
- a CDS encoding Dps family protein has translation MTTVNERQEKLAAEQAYKEHIHHTKINSAAVTDHILANIHTLHVKLHQYHWYVKGKNFYALHNVFENLYNENEAWFDKIAERLLASGFKPASTTTEFQEFTTISEDSSEKYYTADEMVLQIVEDFRSNREFTIRAIRLAQEEENDALEDSLISYKAYLDVNIWQLQAFINKDALEDDDYIDND, from the coding sequence ATGACAACGGTAAATGAAAGGCAAGAAAAATTAGCTGCCGAACAAGCATATAAAGAACACATTCATCATACTAAGATTAATTCTGCAGCTGTTACAGATCATATACTTGCTAATATTCATACATTACATGTAAAATTGCATCAATATCATTGGTATGTAAAAGGTAAAAATTTCTATGCATTGCATAATGTTTTTGAAAATTTATATAACGAAAATGAGGCATGGTTTGATAAAATTGCAGAACGTTTACTAGCTTCAGGATTTAAGCCAGCATCAACAACTACTGAATTCCAAGAATTTACAACGATTTCTGAAGATTCTTCGGAAAAATATTACACTGCTGATGAGATGGTCCTACAGATAGTAGAAGATTTTAGATCTAATCGTGAATTTACTATTCGTGCAATTCGCTTAGCACAGGAAGAAGAAAATGATGCTTTGGAAGATTCACTAATTAGTTATAAAGCTTATTTAGACGTAAATATTTGGCAACTTCAAGCATTTATTAATAAGGATGCCTTAGAAGACGATGACTATATAGATAACGATTAA